The genomic stretch AGGCTTCGATGGTGCAAGGATGCAAAAAATTGCAGAGAGAGCAAAAATCAACAAAGCCATGCTGCATTACTATTATCACGATAAGCAAACTCTTTATGAAAATGTGATAGAATACTTTCATTCTTTATTTGATCGCATTCTTCAAGAAAAAAGTGTAGAAACAAAAGATCGAATTACGTTTTTAGAACAAATTGTTGATGCTTATTATAAAATCTATTTTGAATATCCAGAAGTGAAAAAGATTTTCATCCACGAATTGGCGAGTGGATTTGAAGCAACAAAAAAATTGCTCAAAAAACATGATCCGGACCATGTCGAAAAAATAGCAGAAAAATTTTTTTTGTTAACAAAAATTAAAGAACTACAAGATCATCAAGAAATTCGGATGGATATCGAACCAGAACACATCATGATGACCATCTTGGGTTTGATTGAATCTTCTTTGGTTCAACTACAAATTGTTAGTAAAGTTTTGGATTATGATCAAAATGAAGTCCAAATGTTTTTAGAGAAACGTAAAGAAAGTATCGTTAAGATTTTGGATCAAGGGCTTGCTATTAGGAATTCTCCGTGATTTTTTCAAAGCTCATATCGTGAAGTAGTCGATAACTGGCAATAAACTGATGAGGAGGTGAACCCCATTCCTCAGGAGAAAGCAAAGAAAAATAAAGTTCGCCGTTCTCTTTTTCGTAAAGATGTAAAATCATTCCTGGTTTTTTCTCAAAATTACAAGAGACTCGGTGGAGTTTAGCATCTTCTTGTGCTTTTATCAAGATTTCTCGGGCTTGGTTTTGAAGGGCTTGAATTTGTTTTAAAATCAAATCTAATTTTTGGTTGACACTGGTTTTAATCCATAAGTCAGCTTGTTCAATCTCTTTGGCTCTATCCACTAACGAAAAAGGAGGATCAGAAGTTTTAATGGGATACGGAAGAAAAGCTTTGTTTTCTACCTCTGGTTCTTTTTTGTTGTGAAAAGGAACGTAATCTTCCATTTTTTGACATTAAAATCGAAATAACTTAGAACTCAATTTTTTTACAAAAATAGAGAAGTAGAACTCCTCTATTTTTTTTGTGCTTCGATCCACCAATCAGGAGTAGAGTAATCGATAATAGGTTCGGTGCTTAATTGGTTTGCAATCTCAAGTGAAGCTAGACCAGGAGGGGTAGAAACGAGATAATAATTTCTTTCATTGATGGTTTGGACTCGTTTGACGCTAAGGTTTTTATTTTTAAAAAATTCTTGAATAGTGGATTCATCAATTCCTTCTTTAAAGCGAACAATCACACCACCTGGAAGAAACATCAGGCTTCCGCCTTCACCGCGAAACACTTCTGAGAGTTTGTATTGTTTTGACAGGGATTTTGTATACCCACCACTTCGTATATTTTGTTGGATTTT from Leptospiraceae bacterium encodes the following:
- a CDS encoding TetR/AcrR family transcriptional regulator, producing the protein MKVKKPTKEIIIEAAYKEFAEKGFDGARMQKIAERAKINKAMLHYYYHDKQTLYENVIEYFHSLFDRILQEKSVETKDRITFLEQIVDAYYKIYFEYPEVKKIFIHELASGFEATKKLLKKHDPDHVEKIAEKFFLLTKIKELQDHQEIRMDIEPEHIMMTILGLIESSLVQLQIVSKVLDYDQNEVQMFLEKRKESIVKILDQGLAIRNSP
- a CDS encoding DUF2452 domain-containing protein translates to MEDYVPFHNKKEPEVENKAFLPYPIKTSDPPFSLVDRAKEIEQADLWIKTSVNQKLDLILKQIQALQNQAREILIKAQEDAKLHRVSCNFEKKPGMILHLYEKENGELYFSLLSPEEWGSPPHQFIASYRLLHDMSFEKITENS